From SAR324 cluster bacterium, one genomic window encodes:
- a CDS encoding AAA family ATPase, which translates to MTPRFPFVAIVGLVLAKRSLIYHTLDPRLGGILLQGHRGCAKSTLARAFTDLLQTSSKGTVPFVEVPLGTTEDRLLGAVNAGNLVEQGQWQLQQGLMAQADGGVLYIDEVNLLPDHLTDSLLDAAVSGKQQVERDGLSANLKTRFILVGSMNPEEGELRPQLQDRFAHKLLIQDNFEVPERMEIVRRRMEFEDDPEKFAKTWQTETQQILQKLAAARNLLPLVVIPEVLRIQIAKKAKELKLEGLRTELAVLRTARCAAAWQESQTLTEDHVQEAWELCLGQSVSKTDPPSPPTEQQSPNQQIPPRPKWQTSRQPQGTRPDPISLRTELETKKEDIVWPASQSMLEPPPPLRNSEQQGRTLDWLATLCKSWRGLNTSPVWQLQYAHTQRHRFWWLLVDASRSTGSTDFLALVRNQLIQLTQQYRADRFHLMVLQSGESLCLGRKMSAIETERRLWELQEAVGGSALFKLLRQSQVALRRSRVSPKDRLIFASDGLFEVTGSSVTKEQSKLRHHWQQLLCSGIASQWWHPASVVGLENWVEELSKGLRLRTIRLETG; encoded by the coding sequence ATGACTCCACGCTTTCCCTTTGTTGCCATCGTTGGGTTGGTACTGGCCAAACGCTCACTGATCTATCACACCCTTGACCCAAGACTGGGTGGGATTTTACTGCAAGGGCATCGTGGTTGTGCGAAAAGCACACTGGCCCGAGCGTTTACCGATCTGCTACAAACTAGCAGCAAGGGCACTGTTCCTTTTGTTGAGGTACCCTTGGGAACCACGGAGGATCGCCTGCTCGGAGCAGTCAATGCTGGCAATCTGGTTGAGCAAGGCCAGTGGCAACTTCAGCAGGGATTGATGGCGCAGGCCGATGGAGGAGTACTCTACATCGATGAAGTCAACTTGCTCCCAGACCATCTAACCGATTCCCTGCTGGATGCAGCTGTCAGCGGCAAGCAACAGGTCGAACGGGATGGATTATCAGCCAACCTGAAGACACGCTTCATCCTTGTGGGTTCGATGAACCCTGAAGAAGGCGAACTACGTCCTCAATTGCAGGACCGCTTTGCTCACAAGCTATTGATTCAGGATAACTTTGAGGTTCCAGAACGGATGGAGATTGTCCGACGCAGAATGGAGTTCGAAGATGATCCTGAGAAATTTGCTAAGACTTGGCAGACTGAGACGCAGCAGATTTTGCAAAAGTTAGCTGCTGCCAGGAATTTGCTCCCACTTGTGGTGATTCCAGAGGTACTCCGGATCCAAATTGCTAAAAAAGCAAAGGAACTGAAGCTCGAAGGACTACGCACTGAGTTGGCGGTATTGCGCACAGCCCGCTGTGCAGCCGCATGGCAGGAAAGTCAAACGCTGACGGAGGATCACGTACAAGAGGCTTGGGAACTGTGCCTTGGGCAATCTGTTTCTAAAACTGATCCACCAAGTCCACCCACCGAGCAGCAGTCCCCCAATCAACAAATTCCACCGCGACCGAAATGGCAGACCTCTCGGCAACCCCAAGGTACTCGGCCTGATCCAATTTCCCTGCGAACCGAGTTAGAGACCAAGAAGGAGGATATCGTCTGGCCAGCATCACAGTCGATGTTGGAGCCACCACCACCATTGAGAAATTCTGAACAACAAGGGAGAACACTGGACTGGCTGGCAACCTTGTGCAAGTCCTGGCGAGGTTTGAACACTTCCCCTGTTTGGCAACTGCAATATGCTCACACTCAGCGTCATCGCTTCTGGTGGCTGCTTGTTGATGCAAGTCGCTCGACTGGGAGTACAGACTTTCTTGCCCTTGTCAGGAATCAACTTATCCAATTGACTCAGCAGTATCGTGCAGACCGCTTTCACCTCATGGTGCTGCAATCGGGTGAGAGTCTCTGCTTGGGTCGAAAGATGAGTGCCATTGAGACAGAGAGGAGACTTTGGGAACTACAGGAAGCTGTTGGTGGAAGCGCCTTATTCAAATTGCTGCGCCAGTCCCAGGTTGCTCTTAGACGGAGTAGAGTTAGTCCCAAAGATCGGTTGATCTTCGCATCTGATGGCCTGTTTGAGGTCACTGGAAGTAGTGTAACTAAAGAACAATCAAAGTTACGTCATCATTGGCAACAGTTGCTCTGTTCAGGAATTGCCAGTCAATGGTGGCATCCAGCCAGTGTAGTTGGTCTGGAAAACTGGGTGGAAGAGTTATCCAAAGGGCTTCGCTTGAGGACCATACGGTTGGAGACGGGATGA